The following are from one region of the Salvia splendens isolate huo1 chromosome 2, SspV2, whole genome shotgun sequence genome:
- the LOC121766070 gene encoding secreted RxLR effector protein 161-like: MESCNPVNTPMVIGQELRKHDGEAEVDPTYFKSLVGSLQYLTYTRPDILYGVGLISRYMETPSQSHLNAAKRILRYIKGTLNEGILYPSNQEVKLVGYSDSDWGRDLDERKSTIDYCFYIGDAVFTWSSKKQATVTLSTCEAEYVAASSTVCHCIWLRNLLTFLGFAQQGPTEIRVDNKSTIALAKNPVFHERRSNC, from the exons ATGGAGTCCTGCAATCCTGTTAACACTCCCATGGTGATCGGTCAAGAATTAAGGAAGCATGATGGTGAAGCTGAGGTGGATCCAACTTACTTCAAAAGCCTCGTTGGAAGTTTACAATATCTAACGTACACTAGGCCTGATATTCTCTATGGAGTTGGATTAATCAGCAGATACATGGAAACGCCGTCACAGTCTCATTTGAATGCGGCCAAGAGGATTTTGCGCTATATTAAAGGTACGCTGAATGAAGGTATACTTTATCCCTCTAATCAAGAGGTTAAGCTCGTTGGTTATTCGGATAGCGATTGGGGAAGAGACTTGGATGAAAGAAAGAGCACTATCGATTACTGTTTTTATATTGGAGATGCTGTCTTTACTTGGTCGTCAAAGAAGCAAGCGACAGTGACACTCTCAACATGTGAAGCCGAGTATGTTGCAGCAAGTTCAACGGTGTGCCATTGCATTTGGTTGAGAAATTTATTAACTTTTCTGGGATTCGCGCAACAAGGCCCGACGGAGATACGTGTTGATAATAAGTCTACAATAGCACTTGCAAAGAATCCAGTGTTCCACGAAAGAA GATCAAATTGCTGA